CATGTCACCCCAATCAATTTGCAACACTCATAAAAGTGGCCTTCTAATTCTAATCTATATAAGTTATTGAAATTATAACTAACTAACAAAACAGAACGCCAAACAAATTAATCAAGTTGTCCTAAATTGAAGTGAAGCAGGTAGGCCTAcattctgttttttgttgtttttgtttttttacttcttaAGACTTAATCATGTTAATTAGTGGTACTTATTAGATGGATTCTCCACAGGAGGTGTCTGCATACAGTCATCAACTCAACCAAACAATAAAATggcgggaaaaaaacaaaaaaatatactttGCAGCCGAAATGACAATGTGCATGGCCGCGTGTGGGCCAAGTTTTGGTgactaataaaaataaaaagttcgtGCCACAATCTTCAAAATGCTTTCAATGAAAGtttcattaaaattaaaaaatagtttgaagGGTCTGTCCACACACAGCACTAGCATTGCTTACCTGGAGTTAAATACATGAAAACAACCGTCCGTGGAATTATGGTCGTTTGGAGCTTAAAAATGGTGATCCACGTTTCCGAGGGAGGGCACTCGCCGCCACCCACCAGCATGGAGATAAAATGAGGTGAACATGAGCCTGGCTGAAAGGGACAGCAGACCACGTCGTCATCTTTCCATACGCATGAGCTGTATACATTAATATTCACTTGTACTAAACCTCGTTTTGCGGTTCAACATGATGCGAGTATCCAgcggaggtttctgcacagagGAAGATGAAGATGATTATGTTAACTGTCCCGCCGAAAAAGTTTGGGCAGACgattttttgtgtgcaaaattaGATCGTCAGGTACCTAAAGTTCTTGAAGAACTTTTGAGTTGTTGGTCGTTTGGGTACCATACCAATACATTGAGAATATTCGACGCATGGGGGCGTGGTTCAAAAATATAaggtaaggccgtgtccgaaacggcgacttcggctacagctacggctagatcgcgcgcgtctgctattcttcaacactggtagacgcgctgatctagacgtagctgtagccgaagtcgtcgtttcggacacggccttaatttCGTTAAATTGCTTGTCGTCTGCTTTGTCTTTGACTTGAGTTAACAGGCGACTATTATGACTTTATAAATATAGGGTTATATCTATTTACACCTTGATATGAAATACATGTGAAGATTGTTTTAAAGTCAAACTACACCGAGGAAATGCGAAAAGCTTCAGCATAAGCAATAACATTTATCATAAAAAAGGCTGAACTTTATCAGAGCCGTATAACTTTATCAGAGCCGTATATTGGGATCTGAACTTTATAAGTcaaaagcgccctctcttggcgCGACAATGTAATCAACAACACAATGTCAAAGTGCAAAGTTATTGTAGTGTTGCAGCCCCCGGATTGTTGAACATTTCAGCATTTCCGCACGTCCGTTTGTAGAAATTTGATGGCAAGTATGATAAGATGTCATTATGAATAGAATGCATACACTTTTACGTGTTATTTAATGTGTTTTACAGCTTCTTGATTGATTGAAATTGAATACGATATGTGCCTTCACACTAAGTTAAGAAAgagaatacaaattaaaaatagaGCAGACGACAGCTCATTATTAATATAGTCAGTGCATGGAGGTATGGTCAGTGTTAATTATTatctaaacatttttatttcaatttaattAGCCCCACTTCTGTGGCCAAGCAAAGAGCAAGGATTCAGCTTGGCCACAAAACTGGGGCTAAAAGAAACAATAATcacaatttaatttaataacaaatttatcgccaatagcaaaatatcaaaagagggtgctgttgaacccacacaaagttATAGGcgatgcgtgcgcgagtcgtgcGTGACAACATACAtcgcatagcaaactgccccatatgCCTTTCCACAAAGCAtcgcggttctgaatcgcgataaatcTTATCCTACCGTGTACACTGCACAGTCCTAGTGATGAAAATTTTGTTCATGagtttttgttgtaaaatgaaTTTGTCACTTATATAATGatatacaaaatattaccaATTCTTACAGCTGGCATTGTCTCTTCCTACGTAGATGAGCTCATGAGATGATAAAATGCTTCGCTACAAGGTAGTAACATTAGACATCCATAACACGCTGATGCGTGTTAACAAATCAACCGGTCAGCAGTACAGTAGAGCAGCACGACAGTATGGCATCAAGCTAGATCCACAGGTTCTAGACAAGGCTTTCTATACAGCCCTCAGAGAGCAAAGAGCAAAGCATCCAAATTATGGAGTGCACACGGGTAAGCACTGTAAACACCTCACAACTTTTGTCTAATTTTCCACGGAGTCAGTTGATCAACCATTTGGGTGCACAACTGTGCACAGCGGAGCTTATTGTGGTACTGTGTATGCATAATTACATAAATTGTATCATTTAAAACCATGCAcaaagtggatgatattgaatagacagacagtaggagggttgactgtgtactgtgtactgtgtagatgcattcatcacatgaagttgtactgcatgctggcatagtttatctatctgtcaaaaccacagtggttgatattgaatggacaggcagtaggagggttgactgtactgtgtgcattcaccacatgatatcatattgcataCTGGCATATTTTACctattattcaaaaccacagtggatgaggTTCTAGCATTAAAAGTGACTGATACTACATTGTATCTCAAAGAATTTGTATTACAACAGGATAATTGCCCTTTGGAACCAAAGGAAAAGACAAattggaatttgttttcatgatttttgcacttttttttgtgatttcaGGTATGACGTCCAGTGCATGGTGGAGTGAAGTCATCAGAAGAACCTTCATGACGAGTGGCCAAGTCGATAACCAGACGATAAGCAAAATCGCCACCACACTGTTTGAAAACTTCAAGACTCCCTCAATGTGGGACGTCTTCCCGGAAGTTAAGTCAACACTCTCCGCTCTAAACAACGAGGGGGTATGTCTAGGTGTGATCTCCAACTGTGATGAACGTTTGATGGACGTTCTAAGATCCGTTAATCTTGCCTCacattttgcttttattttactCTCTGTCTACACCGGGCATCAGAAACCTGATGCTGAGATATTTCGCATGGCAATGGAGAGGTTAAAGGTCCAACCAGAGGAGTGCCTGCATGTTGGTGATAATGTGAGTCAAGATTACGAGGGAGCGAGGGCTGTTGGAATGTCAGCTGTGATTGTGGATAGGGACGGTTCATTGGAGACGTCGAATCCTCATGTTGATTCAGGACACTTCATTCGGGATCTTTCAGAGCTGACATTGATTGTGAAGTCATGAAATGTGTGAGATAAAAACAATGATAGGTACTTCTTTGAAAGACTCAAACTCAAAGAGTTGTTCGCAAATGTCAATAGTTTGCCAAGAGAATGCATGCACGGAATATCCATCAGCATCCATTATCAAAAAAAGGATGAATTTAAACATGCATAGACGAACTTCATTTAATTTCTATGTtttgaagccaaggactctcagaaaagcaaacttaatcactctactagccaagaaccccatggagagaagcaaacttaatcactctactagccaagaatccaatgaagagaagcaaacttaatcactctactagccaagaatccaatgaagagaagcaaacttaatcactctactagccaagaacccaatggagagaagcaaacttaatcactctACTAGCCAAGAaagagaagcaaacttaatcactctACTAGCCAAGAaagagaagcaaacttaatcactctactagccaagaatccaatgaagagaaaaaaaggaagaaaatttCAGTTTTcgatgtgggagaaaaacccagagaattattccagggaaaaccctcaaagtcaggtagggactgaaacccaatcTACCTAGTGCCCCTGGCgtgaatcgaaccggggtcctagctGTGGAAGGATGCCACTACACCAACCAAACCCCCTAACATTGGGCAACTCTTTAGCCAAAATTTACAGTGACGTCTATTTTAAAACATGTGTGCTTCACTTGTAGGAGCTGATCGATAATTGTTGTCAGTGCTTCCCTTCTAGGGATTAGTGATGACAAGTATCGATGCGGCACACTGCCCATGGTAGGGAGGCTATAGCATCATGCTGGTGTGAAACTAATTtatctaaacatgaaaatatCACTCACAAACAGGCTCGTCAATTTTATGAGGGctcgggggaaaaaaaattgcaaaatgtTTCCTGAAAACATAAGGATTGGAATTGTTGGAGACCAACAAAAACAGAGAAGCAAGATTGATATTTCAACTGTCTCGTTTCTTTTATTCATTAATCACATCAAGAAACACAGGTGTCAAGGTTTACAGTGTAACACAAacattaagaaaaaaacaaatagtatTTGAAACATTCCTGTATGTGTCTtgtgaaaataatatttgtattaacctgtgaacaaaatattagtaaaaataacaattaattatttaagTTATCAACTAAAGATTTCCATGAACAAGGCATCCAAgtgtaaaatatttgaagagtTAAATTCTTTATGTCTTAACAAGCAccaagacccaatttcataaagcctgtaagcataaaacttgcttagcacagacaaatctaAACATTATTGTTGGACTGCTGCACCACTGattttagcaaagaaatttgctaagcagtattttctgcttaaaggcaaggtacacgtttggtaattactcaaaacacatattaacttaaaaactgacttaataacgagcattggagagctggtgatagtataaaacattgtgagaaacggctccctctgaagtagtatggattttgagaaagaggtaatttctcaccaaaataataaaagacttttagccagaagtcttattcctatctgaaagcacacaaattcatccaaaaagggtgtttttttctctcatcattttctcgcaactttgatgaccaatttagctcaaatttgtacaggcttgttattttatgcttatgttgggatacaccaagtgatatgagaagacaggtctttgacaattaccaaacgtgtaccttccctttaacagctTTAAGAAAATGGTGGACCCTGTAGACCATACAAGTCTTGGGCATATTCCAACTTTGTGGTACCTTTTGGAACCTTCATTTACGCTATCACAGCTAGGAAACTATGAGTGGTTGATACAAGCCTGAACAGTAGCTTAgcattaaacattattttggctTGGGATACAATAGAGTGGACGGTTTGGAAGGAAACAGATAATATGGGATCAAGGCTATAGGGGCCGCCAAGGTCAAGTTTTGTCACGCACTCATTGTTCAAGAGAGAGTCTCGTACATcatttttaaagggagggtatttCTTTGGTGCTTACTCTAAAAAACAATGGCCATACAAACTAACTTGGTctgaagcactgcagctgttgataatgtatacaatttttaaaaacgatAACCTTCGTAGGAACGTGGTTTTAGATAAATTGATTCAAAagcatttcaatctgagaaatgtttcatgcaCCTGGAAGGGTTTCAACTACAATGgcattttacacaatttttattgTGAGGTTAGGGACTTCCAATTTTttcccaatttcaaaaagactTTCTCTGTTGGAAAATGATTGCATCACAAAATCTTGGAGACGGTCTATAAACAAAGAAGCTTCAAAAGTTATAGTCGCAGCTGAAAATGGTTTTCTTAAACTTTCTAAATGAAAGAACAGCAAGGTATAAATAGAAATACAATTTCTTATAATAAATATTTCTATATATTACTTCAAGTATCACATATATACCATCTGTATTTCTAAAAAGAATACTCTGTTAGGtaagataataattaaaacactatgttaatttgtaacaaataatacatcaatcttaaataaataacaatttattgcagtatttttttaatttgtttgtgcgATTATCATACTTGAAACTGAGTCTTGAGTGGTTAAGGGTTCGAGTCCTGGCCTGAAAGTTGTTTAAGTGCCACACAACTACATATAACAGCAAAGTGATATGACTGATtggttacatgtacatagaatAAGACCTATTGCtgatgctgcatactcctaaagAGATCATGGTTTCAGGAATGAATTTTGCCTGATGGACTGCAGTAGTTACGTGTAttgagatatttttttttctaaaaaaatgaATAGTATGAACAACACTTTAAACATCACTTTAACATGCATCATCTGGTTTTATAACTGTCAGTGTTTATAAATATGAACAAAAGAAGCATTTTAAGTCAATTTCAAAGGACACGATTGCACTAAAAGCACGTAATATTGCACAAATATCAGACAATAAACTATCTGTAAATATTTCTAAAGCTCACATCATAAGATGCCATCTCTAATATAACTGATTTTATATACATATATCTATTCATATAATCTAATAAACCACACAATATACATTGAAAAAAAGCATTGTAAAATCATTCAAAGTACAGCAATGAAAGCAGTTTTCAAAAAAGGGGAACTAAAAATGAGGACAAAAGGGGGCAACCTGCCCTCAAAATTGTAAATTAGCTTGAAAATACTGAAAGTTTTGAACACAACACAGCTCGGTTTCTGATCTTGACCAGATCCATGGTAAAATAACTTATAATACTTACACAAAGAAATATGATAATTCCTTTACATAAATCATATATTGTTGttgtcaaaattaaaagttaGTCATTCCATGGGAAAATACTTTTGCTGATGCCTGTCTCAACATTTTTAGATATACCTTGATGGGACATACTtttagtaaacaaataattacttTGGATGTATTGAAAGCTCTGATTATCATACCTTTATATAACATGGCGGGTACTTGAATACAAATAACATACTTCTCAAGTCCTTTTCATATAAAAATGACAAATAAGATGACAAGAAAACATTGTATTATAAGTTGGTGATCTTATTTTGCTTCTGAGAGAAGATGGGATGCAAAACCATCAATGGTATTGGACAATCAGCAAAATTGTAAAACAGatcattgaaaaaataaatgaactAAAATTTATCACAATTATTTGCAAAATGTAACAGATTTACAAAGTAATAATGTATACTGTAATTCTCGAACTGTAAGCCTCCCAGAATACAATCTGCAGCACCGggaaaatcattgaaaaattgttGAGAGGTCAGTGTATAAGCTGCACGGATTATAAGCCCCAACAGAAAGTGCCAAGGGGGCTTCGCCATTTTATTAAAGTCAAAGATGCAGAAGCTTACTTTACATATTGGTGTTTAAGGAGCTTGGCATATAAGCCACACAGAGCATGCTGAAGGCCTATAGTTTATGGTCCGGAAGTTAGGGTTGATATCTTGACAAATACTGAGattatgaaacaaataaataacatgatGAATACTACCCTTCTTTTGTTGTTCACTTTCTGTTGACCATAGAACTGGATTGGAAGAGAAATAATATAGTTACTGAATGAATGCATCAGTTTTACAGGGAACAGCCTAAATCCACATTCAAATTTATGTGTTGTACACAAAGGTTGCCAGCTGAAAAACAGTATCACATTTCgacaggtatcctgctcatttctgcaaaGCAGAAAAGTGTTAGGGAATATTTTCTGCTATATAGCAGCTCTTCTTTGTTCTACAAAGGCAGCATTTCAAAGGACAAGTCTAACTGTTTCTActgaaatgttttaaaggggcaccaaaggcaatggccaggggcatGACGGCATTTGCCTTCATAGGGTCATGGCGCAGGTGTTTCAAATCTTGATCTACAGGATGTGTATTTTTTCAAGATTTTAAACatcactgttttaaaaaaaaaaacttcaaatccgccagtttaaaaaaacagaacagtcaacttcatagcaaaaaaaaaggtcttaagagatgggggggggggggacaccgaCTGTAACCTGTTTTggatttattaatattaactttggttttgcCCATAGATTCCAATGTGTGCAAATCCAAGGGAAGTCCCTGGGATCCAGAAGGTGTTTTAGTCCTCGGTGTTTATACCTCTGAATTTTAAAGGTAAAACGTAATGGATGTTTTTCTCTTggggcaaagtttcaaatcccaacAAAGAAAGAGCGAGGAATGCGTGAAGACATAACCCCATCACCAACAAAGAGAAAAAGGTGAAATAATCTGAGGCATTCCTCTTAGCTGCTTACCTTAACAAATCGATGGGCAGAGGGAAGATGATGGTTGAGTTCTTCTCAGCGGAGATGGTATTAAGTGTCTGAAGGTAGCGGAGCTGAAGAGCACTGGGTGATTCCGCAATGACGTCAGCAGCCTCCTTCAGAGCTCTTGAGGCATTTCGTTCCCCTTCGGCGGCGATGACCTGTCATGCAGAGAAAGACAGTCCAGACATTGATATCATAAAGTATTTCTCTGTTATCTAAAACATAAGTCTGACAATACTTCAGGCTCAATTCAATCTGTAATTATTTAGTCCTGCCTggaattattttcaaaaaaacgAGTAAAAGTTGTCAAACAAACAGAGTCCTTAATTGGCAGGACTcttgatatattttttgtaaagatttgtgcccagaattgttttctttttaatatttaccCATAAAACAGAAACCTCATTGCTGTCTGAAAGTATTCATTTTGCGTTCTTTTTTTACAGAATAGACATTCATTTCACACCAACAAGTTTTCAAATGTCACAAATTATAAGTGCATACATGTTTTGtctgaccccccccctccccaccccccccccccccactaccacagaaaaaaaaggtttcctggtttactttgtttttgtcaatcCTACAATAAAACCAACTTTTCTGTTACTATCCAATAAGATTTTACAGACAATTTTGATTTAGTTGATACATaataacatttcagacaaaaccATTTCAGCATTAATTTGTACAGTGACTAAACTCCATATGTTTGTTATAACTGTTGGAATACTCATCAATACTAACTACCTGCCGAAGCCTAAAATAAACTAGCTTTTAGGTTCAAAATCTTCCAACTAATAATAACCAGCTGTATTCAGAAACTGATGTGGGTGTATTTTCATAAGTTCTAGCATCAACTCATCGATGTATTGGATTGATATGGCTTAAATTACGGTTAGGCCAAAACCAAAAAAGATTGTGTTTCTCGTCTACAGTAACTTAGACATTAATCTCTGTATTACAAAACAGGGGGGATTCTACTGAAAGGGGACATCACACCGGAGACTATGACAAGTCTTTAATAAAAGCATACCCTGTGAAAGTAACACCAGTCTAAAGACGCTTTAGTAGCATTTAATGAAGGCGCGAGTCTGCCCGGCATGAGCTTGCACGGCGTGAGCGTGGTGTCAATCTCCTATTACATTACGCTCTTCCCTAGTCACTATCCCAAGGATGCACAGTTCTGACAGGCATCTTAATGCCATCTTAAAGCGTTTGCAGATATTTCTTTAAAAGATTAGATGTAAAACACGTTGCATTTGTATGGCAAGTTTTGAGGTCGTACAAATATGCCTAAACTTGCACAGCAGGGTGGCTCATTGTTTGTAGCTTCAACAATTCTACCTCATTGCTTCAAGCAATACATGCACGATGAAGCAGCGGTTTCCAAACCACTTTATTTTATTCAATGttcaaatttatgttttttcttGGGCTGGATTGATGAAAAAGCTTATCTTCAGCACTGTGATTCAGACATGGTCATACTGATTTTGGTCTCATTATTTCATAATCAATGCTGGGGGCGGGGTTGACCTACGGCCCGAACTGACCTTTGCCCTGGCTTCTCTGGCAGCTTCAGCCTCTGCTGCCATGGCTCGCTGGAGCTGAACAGGCAGACGAACATCCTTACTGGAGTAAAGAAGGaaaggaaaacacaaaaaaaagatCCATAAATCAATATTGTCATGGACATCATAAATGATTTGCATAATGGAGTCCTTTTATTATGAGGTAGGGAGCCGGTCTATTAATTAAGGTCTTGATGCATGTACACTCGCGGACTCAATTGAGAGAAATTATACGCATTCAATTCAAGTGTTGTcataaattaaaatgaataaaatgcatTTTCTGATTTGTGCGCTGTGGCATACAGAAAGGGTAAAGGAAAAAAGAATCCAAGGGATCTACCAAgatttgtaaacatttatttggcATTCTCGACCCAAATTTTGGAAGTTGAAAAAAGGGCCGGTAAAAGGACATCAACATATTGTGATCAGTTAAAAAGCAGGGAATAATacctttggcaattactcaatcAATTGATGACCAAAACAAATgctggtaaagagcactggagagctgttgatactatgaTACATTGTTGGAAACAACCCCCTTTAAAGTAATTATGTAGTTTCAGAGAAAGAGGTTAAATTGTCTAAGAAAagcttttctcaggcatctgaaagcacacaattctacgCAATAcaagtatttttctttcattgtttatttgcaactttgatgaccaattgagcccagatttcacatgtttgtcattttattttcaaatgttgggatacaccaagtgaggatactggtctttaaaacTACCAATACCCTGCTTTCTAGTGAATTTATAGCTGCTTATGATTTTGAGGAGCTAATTTTAACATCGTATTGGCGTGACTAACGCTCAATACTAGATTAAGAGCTGCAGGTACATTCACCATAGCAGGTGGCTCATCACTGGTAGCTGGCGCCGGCAACCTATGCATTACAGCTGGACAGATCTAGGATACTGATGTCGTATTATTATCTAGTAAACCAACAAGACAGACAAGCCAGTTCACCCAGTTCATTGATCTCATTGATCCAAATCAGTCGCTGAAATATATACACACTCTGCCACGATGGACTGACTTAATTACAGTTCCACCATCTTGAAATTTCAACTATTGGTAGTCCCTTATagccttcctccatggtttatcaCA
This sequence is a window from Asterias rubens chromosome 19, eAstRub1.3, whole genome shotgun sequence. Protein-coding genes within it:
- the LOC117303384 gene encoding haloacid dehalogenase-like hydrolase domain-containing protein 3; the protein is MLRYKVVTLDIHNTLMRVNKSTGQQYSRAARQYGIKLDPQVLDKAFYTALREQRAKHPNYGVHTGMTSSAWWSEVIRRTFMTSGQVDNQTISKIATTLFENFKTPSMWDVFPEVKSTLSALNNEGVCLGVISNCDERLMDVLRSVNLASHFAFILLSVYTGHQKPDAEIFRMAMERLKVQPEECLHVGDNVSQDYEGARAVGMSAVIVDRDGSLETSNPHVDSGHFIRDLSELTLIVKS